CCTTTTATGGAACTGGTCTAAACAAGTACAAAAGCTTATAAGagtaagaaataaatataaataaagttgACACAATTCCATCATAGGCAGAGAGACCTAAAATTTATTGGAGATCATCACTGTATTCATCTTAGAAATATCACTAACATTGCAACTAGACTATGCCAAGCGGCATATACAAGattagtatcagtacaaacaacacatactagtaggcatcatcggcAACCCAAATTTACCACATAATATCATGTAAACAGTTAGAAGAAAACATGTAATATGATAATTATGCACTCCAAACCTGGTCACCATGCCCCTACTATCCTAGATACACTATCCATAACTAGGACACTTTGATCCCAACTTCCTACCTTCTTTTGCTGCCAACTCTACCATTTATCATTTCACTCTCTTATAATGTTAAGGCTTGTCCAAGCCTAACCTTGATTAACACTAAGGCTTCCTAACCCTTGATACACACTAAGGCTTTACAAGCCTAACCTTTAATACACACTAAGTCTTCCCAAGCCTAAACCTTTATACACACTAAGGCTTCCCAATTGTAACCCATCAAATACACCAAGGCTTCCCAAGCCTAACCCTTGGGTCAGCATAAGGTGTCCCAAGCCTACCTTTATCAAATAAATCTCAGACCACTTTAACAGACATACACAATTCAAGTAACCAACTAAGAATCAAATCTCCGATCATTAATCTTGACCCAACTATCACATGAGACATGAATAAATCTTCACACTCACCTGTCCCTGAGTCCCACTCAACTTTTCAATTAACCGGGACCACTAAAGGATCCTAATGGCATAACCTATGGTGTTTAACATGCAAACCCTAGTCTACATAAAGAACCATCCCAGTATTTAAAACCACAACTTGTCCACTCAATGTCCAATTTGGCtaacataacaaaaatatacTCTCACTCTCAAATCTTGACTTAAAAGCACATGAAGCATGTTCTACATGACCACAACAACCCGTTTCACTCGAGAAACCAATGCACACATATAAGTTAATCAATAATAACCTATACTAAGGATGGTACCTAATCCAACTGATGATATCCCGATATCAAGCATGGTATCCAAGCCAATCGTTGATATCCTTATATCAAGCATGGTACCTGAGCCAACCAATGATATTATGTACCAAGTGTGGTATCTAAGCTAACCGATAATATATAATTGGCGTGGTACACGATCCAACCAAGAGATATCATGTACCAGTTGTGTTACCCAAGACAACTAAGGGATATCATGTACCACGCATTATACCAGAGCCAAACCAAGGGATATATGTACCAGGCATGGTACCTGTGCCAACCATGCAATCACAAATAGCATGCATAATCAAATCCGATGAACAATCACACTTGAAGTCACAATTAAATAAaataggttcattgcatgaTATTATCAACATGAAGTTATTTCACATTCACTCTTTATTCCCAGAACATGCATTACATAAGTATTTCACATGGAACAATAAACATGACCACACATACACGTGTGCGTACACacattatatacatacatatatatatatatacatacatatatatatatatatacatatacatatatatatatacatatacatatatatatatacatatacatatatatatatacatacatatatatatatatatatatatatatatatatatatcttaaaacTATACCCCTCCCCTTATGAGTACACATTTGTTCCCAAGAATTACCTCCCTAATCCCATGAATTAATACTCCCCCTGTGCATTTTGTTCACCTTTGATTACcacaagtcccaaaaatgtctATAACTCAATAATTTCCTAACACTTGAAGTCCCAAAAATGGTTATAACTTAACAATTTCCTAACACTTGAAGTTTCAATAACCACCTCAACAAAAAAAACTCAAGATTATCAATTGAGAACTAGAGAATCCCCATCTAGTCATTATCCTTTCCCTCCTTAACAAAAATAAACAACAACCTTAACTATCCAAATTTCGTGCCAGAAGGCATAGGCATGAAACCTCTTGTAAATCTACAATATATCATGCAATTGGAAAGGGGTAAAAACTACTCAGTAAAACCTAGTCTACCTGGGTGTTAACAGCTGCTGCTGATCACGAACTTTGACTCTTTTGAAAAACTTTAGCTTGTTCTCAGTCTAAAATAAAAGtacaattgcataatcaatgaAAAATGGCCTAAATATACCCGAATTATAACTTAATCCTAAACTCAGGCCAGTTTCTTGATTATTCTACTTAAACTAGggtttttccaccattaattcaAGTTAGAAACCCTTTCCTAAGCTTACCATTATAGATTATAAggcttaaaaattaaattacatgctagcaaaataattaaattaccTTTATCTAAGAGATTGGTGGAAAACTAAAGAAAAAAACCTAGGCCaccctttcattttccaaaaatgaaGTTGTAGAATAATAAGCAGATTTGGGACTTTTTTGGTATTAATTCGCAATCGACCCACCATAGCGGCTCCCAGCTCGCTATAGCAGAATTTCACCCGCCATAGTGGCTTGCACAGATACAAAAACTTTTCTTACCCAAGTCCTCATTTTGCAACACACCCTTGAATCTTGATGTTTTTAACTAACCCCTTTACACCAAGCTCGATATCGAGAGTTCTACTTATCCGAATTCAATTTTGAAAGGTCCTATATATTTCTTAATGCCTTAGATATTACAAAATCCAATCCATGCTTATACATTAATTCAAATTCTTTCTCGAATCTCCCTAGACCTTACCTTACTCAGGTTCTGTTTATGACAGACCTAGCTTGGAATATTCAAGTgactacaaaaaaataattctgaCTCAGTTTCTTTCATCATTATTTATCAATAATGATCGGAGAGGTATTTATAAGCACCTACCTCAAGAAACAAATCCCTAAGTCTTGAAAAAGTCATCTCTAGATACTctaatcaaatattttatgttATGACTAAGACTGGACAAAAACTGACTTAAAAATGTGACTTACAATTTTTCGACTTTCACTATAGCAAAGTTTGATATAGCAAGGAAATCCTTCTCTATGGAGAAGGTTCACAATATTCACTGCCTTCGCTATAGCGAAGTACCTATGGGTTTTCAAACTCaattcatttttagatgtttatGAACCCCTAACCCACAGAGACCTATATAGGGTGTTATGGCCCTAAGTGACCATAATAATGGGACAAGTCATTACATTTTTTAAAGGTAGGTTAACCAATTATAATGACATTAagggtcattttcagaaattcttgagaaattatcattttacccctcttaTTAGCTTCCTAGAGTATTAACTGATTACTTTATGTAGTTGGTTTTGGTAAATTCTTAAAAGGTTGTGAATTGTGCGAacttttgagttttaaaagtttAAGTTGCTCAAAAATAGTTTTTGGTACCTACCGGAGTTATGgatctcaaaatagaatttcgtcagttccatcagctccaaaatgaagaaattagTCTAAGGgtatcttttttaaaaagaatcGTAGTTGTTTCATGAAATATAGGTCCTAAATTGGAAAGTTTGATGTTAAATGAGTTCAGTTTGATTTTGGCCAACAATTTTATTTCAAAGTCTCGGAttagatttttgatgattttttggTTTCAATGGATGATTTTAGGACTAGGAGCGGCTTTGTTTAAATTTTTGGAGGTCCCAAGCTAGTTTTGGACTTTTTGAAGTTCGAAGAGAGTTTTATTGTGACTTATTGAGTTTCGGATCAAGGAGATCTCAAATtcgaattttgatggttccattgagtccaaaatgtcaaatttaataggggtgcatatatggtttgtatgTACTGGATTCGAAATGAATCATGACGGTCCAAGCGGAGTCATTTTTGAGTTGTGTCTCAACTGTTGTTTCTGTTTTCTGGTGCAACCTGAATTACTCTTTGAGTTCGCGACCTGAGGTCACGCGATCCCGATATATTGATTCATTGTGCTTCACGATCATGAGGGAGGCTCCGCGATCGCGATTAGTTCCCTGTTTCAGTGTCTTTCTCGATCGCGAGGGGGTGTACACGACTGCGATATATAACTTTCCAGAGCACTGCGATCACGAGAGTTAGCGGCTCGCGATTGCGATGCACAAGTGTCTGCGTGCACAgtgaaatataggagaaaaccctattttcatcatttttggaGTTCTTGATCTCGGTGGGGCAACTTTTGAGAGGAAGTTTTGAGAAACAACGTTGGGTAAGTGATATTTTAAACCAAACCCTTGATTTCTACttaatattttatgattttaacttTCAATTTCTTGTTTTTGGACCCCAAGTTTCTTGGTTTTCCCTAAAATCAAAATGGTAATTTTGGACTCAATTCTTACTCAATATTTGTGGGTTTTTCCGCCATGAGTTCTATTTTACTAAAGTGGATTTCCAGTTTTACCCTTCTtcgaaattaatcaatttttagaTCATTTTACTCCTGCTTCCGAATTCTTGTAATatggtgtcattggactccttatgacgtgtatgtttcattcttgatagtgggttatcGTTTGAGGCTTTGAATTTGAGGGTTATTTGTCCTGTAGAAGAGTGCGAATGTGATTTCCGTAATTGAGATGGGTTTGTCTATTCTTCTTGAGACTAGGATGGCGTAATTGATCATTCTTATTTTATACACTTTTGAATGGGTTGTAGTATAGGTTGGAACTGTTAAATTATTTGTGATGCCTGTGTGAGGGATTATCTGTGTTGTGTAGCCCATATAGGAGCCTTATTTGCTATCTTATCtattttgagaatgtgtaaTTCATGACTTATTTGTGATAGAGGTGAGAGAAGGCTATTTCACTTGAAATGCCCACCTGAGGGATTCAGTTGAGGGTTTTGAGCATAATTGAGTAATGAATGGTATCCGAAAGAGGGTGaacaattattttaataaaattccttCCATTGCTAGCTTTTCAGGGTGAGTATCATGTTAGGTTGAGTTTAGGGAACTTAAACTTATATTTACATGTTGAGTAGAGTATTACGTCCATGTCTTAAGTATTTCAATGCATTTATCTGCATTTATTAGAGTATTGACCTTGGGAAGTTGAGGACTGTGAAAGTcattttgagagaaaaaatgTGGCACTCTTTtttatccttgaccacgagttaGGTGGTAAGATGATGAGATTTTGAGATTGTGATTCAATATATGGATTGCGAGTCCCCCATGGGTCTTTTTCTGGAAGCCTTAGCTGaacaggtgtatacgacaggttgtgcgacagccTTGATCCCACCATGCCACCATATAATTGCATTGATCACATTACACTGCATTGCACTGATATCTGCACaacattgcattgatatctatgTGTACTTGGcttatctggttaattgtgataATGAACTgtacttatgtgtttactttactcaTGCCGTTTATTATATATTGGCAGCACCGATGCTAGACTGGGGCTTTTTTGTATACAGGTGAaagcattccttagtttatttcatagatttgattaatttcttatactagcCGACTGAGTACATCAGGATTGTACTCACCGTTACGGCCTCTGATCTTCTTGCGGATTATCTCATtgtcagattagtggtgagacctTGGGATCCGGATCGCCACTAgttttatctttcatttttaatctttattacTATTCAAAGACTCATATTGTATATCGAGATTCAAACCTTGTATTAGACGTTCTTGTTACTtttgacaccaggttttgggataatttcttcgttgtctttcttttcatttaaattgTGTCCTGACTCCCCCTTGGGAGTttcgtatgagttttatttttttaggcttacacatcaggatGGATTCAgcatgtgtgtcatcatgacctcattTTTTGGATTGTGACACCAATTAAACCATCCAGGTAATAAATGATAATATCTCATTAAGTGAATAAATTTtcactttaatttatttaactaaTCGACAAATCaacatttaattttattttcctcTTTAACAACTACTTTATCAGTTCACACTTTTGCCGTTTGTCCTAAAACTTCCACTCTAGTAATTACTAAGtgtcataaaatataataatgacaACTTTTAGTCTATTTTATGGTCTAACTTTTTTTTGTTCCCAAGAATCACCAGATTACGATAAACTAAAACAATTAATTAGTCACACAGTATTGTCCGTCCTTTACATATATAAAATCATCCATAATTGTTAGACCTTTCAACATAGTTTTCTTCCTCTCATTAGTCCGAGTAAGAAATTTTCATCGTGTCTCTCTATATAAAAATTAGCTTAGTTAAGAGAAACATAATGGTGGCTTATACTAATTTAATTGCATGTCGAGTGTGTGGCAAAGTGTTTCCTCATGCTTTGCCACTGCTCTATCATTTTGATCAAGTTCATGAAAGAGAAGGTTATATGCTAGCAATTCAACGAAATGGTATGGCCATTCATGAATATATTAGTTTATACATTATAATTATTTGGTATAATAATTTGATATTCGTTATTTACTTGCCTGActaatttatatttatgtcaAGTAGATTTATTTTTGTTACCTTGTTTAGGAACGATGATGACTCATTTTGGTTTGATCAAAAAATTACCATCTTGATAGGAGAAAGAGGAACTTCAAATTTTTAGTTTGTTTGAGAACTTCCTTATAGGGGAAAGCGCTCCTATATAGGGTGtttttctcttctatttttGGGCGGTAATTCATTCTAAATCGAGGCAAATTACATTTTTTATACGAGGAAAATAAACTTTGAATTCTTAATTTATGTGAAAAATTTCCTTACAAGGAAACTGATCCTAACCAGAGCGTTCCTATATTCTCTTTTAAGAAGGCGATTCATTTTAGTTCGATCAAAAAATCATCTTTCTTATACGAGGAAAAGATTCTTTTGATTATTACTTTACTTGAAAACATCCTTATAAGAGAAAGCACTTCCAACAAGAATGTTTCTACATTCTCTTTAGGGGAGGCAAATTATTCGGATTCGACCGATAATTCACCTTCCTTATAGGATGAAGAGGAACTTTGAATTCCTAGtttatttaaaactttttcaggGGAAAGTGCTTCCGACCAGATTATTTATCCATCCTTTCTAGGGTGGGGATTCAGTTTGGTTTGATTACAAATCACCTTCCTTACAACACTCTCGACCAGAGCGTTTCTCTTTTCGAGAGCTCATGCTAGAAATATTGGGTTAAAGGTTGAGGGATTGCATCCAATCAGGCCCCAGTTGGTATATATCTGATTATACaaacttaattaaattaaatttgtcTTGTGTATTGTCTATATATGGGGGAAGAATTTTTGATTAGACGTTACTCCTTCTCATggtttaaaaatgaaatttctaCATAAGAGTGGGTGAATTTCATTCATCTCAATGCTCGTTGGTGGCATGTAAAAGAAAATTCGcatatatatttaaagaaaatgCATCCtgtaaattttattgataatttattttctacttcaacatattatttaatttacagGTTACTCAGTGTCAAGGACGACACATTTCAAGTTAGCTTTTAAACAAGGTCACTCTCAATTTGCTTCAAGAGTAAATGGTCGTGCTATTTTCCGTTCAATGTTTGAAGGATCACATTCAAGGGGTAATGTGTACACAAATAGGGAGTTGGACCCAGTTGATTTCACAAAGCCTTTACTCAAGAAACTAGAAAATTCCTTCACTTTTGGAAATGTTGAAGCAGATGTTGATCAAACTGTGGACTTGGAATTGAAGCTTTAGAATGTAGTTAAAGGATCAAGGATGTGAAATGGATCCTAAATAAAATTTCTCTTGTGTTGTTCTCTCAAACTTAGATGTTTAATGGTGTTTTCCTTTATTAGTGTCTTAGTTATCCTTCTTATCATATCCGCCCCTcctcaacccccccccccccccccacacacacacaagcttttttttatttgagtaacttcttgaaaaaaaattattttcttactcTTCTATTTATCGACATGTTTAAGGAATAACTCTTAATAAAAGTGTTTCTGAATTTTCAAGGCACAAATAAGAGACTTCTGATTTTTGGGGCACATGAAATACATACATCCCACTAGGTCCTATTCTATATACATTTGGTACATTAAAACGATTAATTTAGATTTGTTTTATCACATAGAGTCCATTGAAGGAAGGAGGCTCTCCTGACTAAAGGGTTTCTTTATTCACATGGATCGAACACAAAAACtctatttaaaaattaaggGATTACATTTATCTTACCATACCCTTTGATAGAATGTGAAAGAACATCTCTAAGGTTATGTGATACCTCTCTATGAAAAGAAAtggtatttatattatttttcatgatttttctcTTTTAGTTTTACTAAAAAAtctaataattaattttggtaACTTGAAATAGCCTCTCATACCAGGCCCTAGGAGCTTGTTTTAGCCTATACAGGGCCTTATCCAACTTTAATTTCTGATTGAGTAGATTAATATCTTCAAATCTCTGAGGCTACTTGACATAAACTTCATCCTTCAAATACCATTGAGAAAAGCACTTTTCACATCCATTTAAAATAGCATGAATCCCATGAAGGTAGCAAAAGAAATAAGTATTCTTATGGCTTTCTTCCTTGCAACAGGGAAAAAAGTCTCGACATAATTAATTCCCTCTTCTTGATTAAAGCCTTGCACAACAATACTTGCCTTGTCTCTGGTCATAACACCATGCTTATCCAGTTTATTTCTATATACCCACCTTATCCCAATGATGATTATGTCAACATGTCTGGAACCAGGTGCCATACTTAGCTTCTTTCAAACTAATGCAACTTCTCCTGCATGGAATTTATCCGGTCAGAGTCCTTGAGTGATTCCTTCACATTCTTGGACTCAATGGTGGATATAAATGTTGAAAAGGCAACCAAGTTTCTTTTACCAAGTTTCTTTTTTGAGATCTAGTATGCATGCTTGAATCCAAGGGAGAGATAAGGTTGTCTAGAGGATGAGATAATTTATGCTTCCAACCTAATCTTCTTGTAAGCTACTGGGATTGAGTATTGGGTTCTTCATCTTTTTGATCTGTAAGTTTAGGCAGAGAAAGATCAAAAGTTCTAGTGGAAATTTGCGGACTGGGTCCTTCAGATTTTCATCTTTCTCATTTACATCAACTTCTTTTGCTTGATAATTAGTATAGATTCTTCACCAAGATGGCCTCTTTGAACGTGAAGAAGTTCCTCTTATCTTTGTCCTTTAGATTCTTCGTATCTCCTGATTCATCAAAGATGACATAAACACTTTCTTCAACACAAAGTGTTCTCCTATTATAGACCCTTTAAGCTTTATTGGTAGATTCATATCCCAAAAACACTCCTTCATCACTCTTAGGATCAAATTTTCCAGAATAAATCTTaccattattttaaaaaaacagtTGCAACCAAAAGCACTTAAATATCTTCATTTAAACTTTTGATGGAGCAATTTATAAGGAGTTTTGTTTAGAATTTACCTGACTAAGCATCTGTTGGTGACATAGCATGCAGTGTTGACAATTTTAGCTCAAATTTTCTTTGGAAGATCATCATCAATATAAcaccccagaagttggaaagtttgatTGGAAAGAAAGCTGTAAAAAAATTACTGGTGCTGGTACCCACAAAGCCACCTAGGGACCATACAAggttctacgacccataggtaGGCTGTTGTAGGTGAGtcctaaaatttgaaaaaatatcatatctcaGAAGATTTTGTATGATCCCACAAGATGGGTCATGGTAGGAGATACGAGTCGTAGACTGAGATTGTACACGAGGTTCAAAGGGTTGAGTTCAGGGCTTTGACAGGATGAGAGGGCATATGGCCCGTAGAAAAATTTCTGCACCATAGAGTGTATTCGGGGAATGTTGAGTGGATTTATGACTTTCTAAACTTGACCTACACACCAATATGATGGTTTATAGGAGGACCTACAAACTGTATGTGGATCCGTTGAGTTCCTCTGGCAGTTATTTTTCTCaaggttatttttgttttttcctaTCCTTTTAATCATAAAATAAGTCGTTTTAAGCCTATTCCTTAGTCCTGTAACTAATTTTACCCTTAAAATTATTATCATTACCTTTCATTCACTCAAAACCCCAAAAGCTCTcaattcttcttctccaaagtTCCCTCAAAGAAATTCTAGGGTTCTTCAAGATATATggaaatttcatccatggattcctTTTCATCCATAGATTCCCAAGAAACCTTAAATTATCTTTATGATTTCATCTAAAAATCTAGAATTTTTATGAGTATGTATTGGGTTCAATTgattactaatttttttttatttctattaatcttatta
This Solanum dulcamara chromosome 8, daSolDulc1.2, whole genome shotgun sequence DNA region includes the following protein-coding sequences:
- the LOC129900414 gene encoding uncharacterized protein LOC129900414, with protein sequence MVAYTNLIACRVCGKVFPHALPLLYHFDQVHEREGYMLAIQRNGYSVSRTTHFKLAFKQGHSQFASRVNGRAIFRSMFEGSHSRGNVYTNRELDPVDFTKPLLKKLENSFTFGNVEADVDQTVDLELKL